One window of the Solanum stenotomum isolate F172 chromosome 11, ASM1918654v1, whole genome shotgun sequence genome contains the following:
- the LOC125845058 gene encoding zinc finger protein ZAT11-like encodes MTSMKRSRENNMQIEVEAMALMLLSRFNNTSSSSDHHHINDFECKTCNKRFPSFQALGGHRASHNKKPKLLGEFLVQTNKKNKMHKCSICGVEFSLGQALGGHMRRHRDEINKTSTMIPVLTKSNSSKRIFCLDLNLTPRNDNVDFKLWPTAPIASPVLRIFI; translated from the coding sequence ATGACATCTATGAAAAGAAGCAGAGAAAACAATATGCAAATTGAAGTAGAGGCCATGGCTTTAATGCTTTTGTCTCGTTTCAACAACACTTCTTCATCATCAGATCATCATCACATTAATGATTTTGAATGCAAGACTTGCAATAAACGTTTCCCGTCTTTCCAAGCTTTAGGTGGTCATCGTGCAAGTCATAATAAAAAGCCAAAATTACTTGGAGAGTTTCTTGTTCAAACCAACAAAAAGAATAAGATGCATAAATGCTCTATTTGTGGTGTGGAGTTTTCTTTGGGTCAAGCGTTAGGAGGGCACATGAGGCGTCATCGCGATGAAATTAATAAAACGTCGACGATGATACCAGTGTTGACGAAGTCGAATAGCAGCAAGAGGATATTTTGTTTGGACTTAAACTTAACCCCTCGTAATGATAATGTTGATTTCAAGTTATGGCCGACGGCACCCATTGCATCTCCTGTTTTGAGAATCTTTATTTAA